GTGACCAAGGCAACAACCGATACTGATTTAGGTAAATACTTAGCCGAGTTTGAATCATATATCTTGTGGGATGTCGTTAGTCCGGCTTGGGTAGATTTAAGAGATGGATGGCTTAAGTCGTGCCAAAGCTTATGATGCTTAAAGCCGCGTAGTTGCGGCTTTTTTATTGCTCCAATACGGGATATAATATATATTATGTTAAATAGAATATTCAAAATATTGATTATCCTATTAAATCATTGCCCTCCCAATGAAGCCATGTTTCAGCTTTTAAGTTGGTAACCTATTCTATCAAGAACTCTCGTTGTAGATGAAGCGCCAGCTCATAAATTCTTGCGGTTCATTTTGTCTTTCTATTCGTGATAGATTTCCACTTTTCCATTTTGATAAAAAAAATCATCCCCTTATGTCTTGACAATGTGGCGAATGAATTGGAGAATGCATTTTCTTACAGCGTTTAAGGCAGCCTTTCCAAAACTCTTGCGTTATTTTAATGTTAACCAAAGAATAATTATTTATAAATTCGACACTACCAAGTCAAGCCTATGAAGTTATTTTTACCTGTTGCTTTCGTGTTTTTAAATTCAACAACCATTCTAGCCCAATATTGCACATCAGTTGGTCCTGTCTCAACTGCAGATTCCAATCTGCAATCCTTCAGTCTTTCAGGTGAGTTAGGTTCTTCTATTTCATTTACGGGGTGCCCGGGAGTTCTTGGATTGGATGATCAGACATCAACAGAAATTGTAAATCTTACTGCCGGTAATTCTTACAGTGCCCTGGCACATTTTGGAACTTGTGGTGGCAACTACTACGGGGTTGGCTCTGCATGGATTGATTACAACTTGAACCAGATTTTTGAGGCATCTGAATTAATTGGGTCTTGGAGCGGAACTCCGCCAGTTGCAGCAACAGCATGGAACTTCACTGTCCCTCTAGGAGCTGTTTCAGGTACAACTCGTTTGCGCGTTGTGCATTTTGAAGGTGGAAGTTTACCAATTGATCCATGTGCAACATTTAACTGGGGTTCTACAACTGATTTTACAGTAAATATTGTAGGTGGTGCTGATTGCACTGGTACCATTGGTGAAAGCACTGATGATCCTCGGCTGGTAAGCAGTCTCCCCTTTTCTGAAAGTCACAATAATGCTGTTTGCTATTTTAATTTACTGCCGGTTTACTCTTCGGCAGACGTATTTTATCAGGTTTTACCTCAGCAATTATCACTTGATTTTATGACGGTTTCACTTTGCGGTTCGACAATAGATACCTATCTCACTATTATTGATGAAACAGGAAATGTGATTGCGTACAATGACGATAACGCTTCATGTGGCACTGGTTCAAAAATCCATCTTAATGTGGAGAATCACGACACAATTTATGTGGTTGTTCAGGGTTACGGAGCTGAAACAGGATATTATAATATATTGATTGAACAAGAGTTAGTTTCAATTAGTGAAAGTGATAATGAAAGTAACCTAAAGGTGTATCCCAATCCTGCGAGTAAACAAGTCACCATTTTTTCAGATGGGAATAATATCAAGCTGAACTTATATTCTGTTTCAGGTAAATTGATTCAGAGCGCCGCATTTGATACATATTATTCTCTTTCATTGGAAAATTTGGTACCGGGCGTGTATCTCGTTCAGGTACAAAATGATAATGGACTTTATATTACTAAACTTATTGTAGAATGAGTATTCTAAAGAAATGCTTTTTCAGTTTTGCTCTGTTGGTACTAACAATAATAGAAACCAAGGCTTCTTC
This genomic stretch from Crocinitomicaceae bacterium harbors:
- a CDS encoding T9SS type A sorting domain-containing protein — translated: MKLFLPVAFVFLNSTTILAQYCTSVGPVSTADSNLQSFSLSGELGSSISFTGCPGVLGLDDQTSTEIVNLTAGNSYSALAHFGTCGGNYYGVGSAWIDYNLNQIFEASELIGSWSGTPPVAATAWNFTVPLGAVSGTTRLRVVHFEGGSLPIDPCATFNWGSTTDFTVNIVGGADCTGTIGESTDDPRLVSSLPFSESHNNAVCYFNLLPVYSSADVFYQVLPQQLSLDFMTVSLCGSTIDTYLTIIDETGNVIAYNDDNASCGTGSKIHLNVENHDTIYVVVQGYGAETGYYNILIEQELVSISESDNESNLKVYPNPASKQVTIFSDGNNIKLNLYSVSGKLIQSAAFDTYYSLSLENLVPGVYLVQVQNDNGLYITKLIVE